Part of the Anopheles coluzzii chromosome 3, AcolN3, whole genome shotgun sequence genome is shown below.
TTGCGTGTTCGTTAAAACAATCTGATAATATTGAACGTGCAACATGAAAGAAAGCGATGAAATtctttattcaaataaaaatttcaTGTTAAGCTTTCATAAATACTTAATTGTGttaagaaaaacgaaacagaacAACAGACATTATTTCTTTGCAAAATACtttaagaagaaaagaaaaatttaattcataTTTCATATAACATATTTAATATGACAGGAAAAAAGAGACATATCTATAGCTGCCAAATAGCAGATAAATGAATAAAGCAATATGAATGTATCAAAATAACAGTGCAATTAAGCGAATATTTAGGGCAGCAATGCTTCTAGTTGAAAACATGctgctttgttgttttgcaataaaacaatcatcaaTATTCACTTAAAATTCATCCATCGCATTTGCCGCTTGCTAGACGCTTAATGCTTCATAAAGTACGTAACTCGTTCCTCGAGCTGCTTACGAAATCGAACCGGCTAAACCACCGAAACGGAGAAAGTTGCCACCTTGCCAATAGAGGGAAGAGCAGCGGCGTCCACCCAAACCCTCAATCACCCCAAAAACCACGGTAAGTGATTAGGAGGTGGCGTACGCAGAAAGGTGAAAAACGGGAACAGGGTTagtgcacacaaacacggacgaaacaaaaaaaagcataagcCCTGCATCAGTACCACGGTAGCACCAAGTGCACCCCTTTGCCCCATATGTTGTCTTGCTAGACGCACTTTCGAtttcaaatacacacacacgcatatacTTTTCCACGGaagacaaaaatcaattttccttCTTGTGACCTTTCCTGAGCAAGACATGCTTCTTGGGTCGTTCCCCGTTCACGCCGAATCGTTCCCCCGTGCTCAGTCTGTCTCGCTTCACTTCCGAAACTTTACCTCTGGAAAAGCCCTACCCAGGCCCTGCCCGACCCAAGGACGGTTACTATGGACACGGCGAGAGCCACGGAAGCGAGAGATAGAAATAGATCAACGTAGGGCATGAGACAGAGAGAATGAGAGCGAGCGGCAGAGCTCAGCAACTTACGAGCAGGCGTGAAAGAGAGCGCTTTGGAATagggaagaggaaaaaaaaggttctgttttcttctgtttcacCCTCACGCAGTGCGTTGTAGCTACCCCTAGGGATGCATGGGATGGTTGGTAGTACTGGCAGGTCCCAAAAAATCTCAGATCAGTTTTTAAATCGCCAGTGTGCAGTGTGGTAGTCCTTCTGGAAAGCCTGCTGGTCCCGCACGGAGTTTTGTCAAGTCGTAAGCGTATGTGTTTTGTACGAGTTCGAGTGTACGTACGCGGAACGTTTTCGGAGCAGAGCAGCAATACATTGCAGGCCAAAAGTCCCGGTTGTTACGAAAGTGTTCAGTTGCAGGAGTCGTTTAAAGACGGTGAAACGTTACACTGTTGTGCTTGTGATTTAAATATGCTACAAATCGAATCGAAGAAAGATTGTGTTTAACAAAGTCAAACATCTTCCTGGAATGATTAAGTGATTTGCAAagtgttgtaaaaaaaagaaactgaaaGTGAAGAGACACAAAAACGAGAGACACAATTTCGTCACGGACCCGTCCCCGTCCCCGTGATGCTGTAGTCGGCCTGTGGTCAGCAGCAGGACATCGTCGAACCTTTTGGTCTACATTTTCTTCGCCACATTTGCATCGTGCAACCATTCAGGTAAGAATGTCACACAGAACACACAGAAACCCAATCGGTTGGAGGTCGAATCTCACTTTTACAACACAAACTCATGCCGGCACAAACGTACGAGCCCGAAAGATGATTGACCTACTTCCACGCCCCCCCGTCCCTGCATCCTTTGGCATTCGAAGGACAACTCTTTTGTCCTTAAGATTTTACAGCGCAACATTGGGCCCCCGCAGTACGGTGGGATGGTGCAATTAGGAATTGGCAAACTTTATGATGGCTTCCCAAACTTTGACTTTTCAAAGCTTTCCTCTCCATTGGCACTCTCCTGTTGTTGGGTAGGTAGGTGACTCAGGGACATCGTCGAGTCTACCCGTTCGTATATGGTCTGAGAAAGTACCCTCGGTACTTTGGGTGAGGCGTATACAAGTCGGGGGCGGTTCTTTGGCCAACCGAACGGAGTGGGAAAGTCAAATTCGGGGGTCAGCTTTCGTTTCGGGGTCTCGTTTGCTTTCGGCCCAAGGGTACGGCTGTAAAATCGATTCAAATTCAGAGAGGGAAAAAGGGGAagcttgtaaaaaaataaaacttaaaaataaCACATCTCCAGCATCCCATGGTGATTTTGGGAACGGGGACTTGTGCTTGGGACGGTTGCAATGCTTGCGAGGGAAAGTGCATTGTTGTCACAATTGTTGCCATCGACCTTACCCTTTACACCGAAACGGGGCGCACCATTTGGGGCGATGGCAAAAGGGTCGCAAAGGTTCGCTCTTCGTTCTTGCTACGATCGTAAAGTCGAATGTTTATTTACGAGCCGTGAGGAAAGTGTTTAGATTTTCGGGATATTTGTGACGTGGGTGACGCATAGAATGGGAAACAATCGCTTCCTCTACGCGTACTTTCAAAGAACGAATGGGTACATGTGGAAATGGCTGGAACGGGGAAATGAAATGGCCGTTTGTTGCATTGTAAAAACCGACAAAAACGGGGTAGAACCATGAGTTGTATAGGGTGTAATTGAAATGTATATGTTAAAAACATAACCAACAATAACGATAATATTTGGAAATTATTAAAACTGCAAAGCCTCAcatgaaaatgcttcaagcTAACTATAAGTtatgttttgttgaaaatatgTAATTCTTCATCAtgctattaaaataattgaattcaTTTCAATGGAATATCATGAGAATATTCCTAGAATACAGTAAATTAATTCCAATTTTCCTTGAAGTATACACTCATTATGTGATGCTTCTCGGCGACGGTACATAATGAAACGGCTCCCCCACAAAATATAACGACAAACAATAGCGTTTTGTGGAGAAGGatgacgcaaaaaaaaaagccaaaaccaCAAAGAAATATTCTGGATCATAAGAACCCTCCCAAATAAACAgaaaagagaaggaagaaaaaaaacgaacacacaaaCCTTCTTCTGtcgcaacacacaaaacgcaACTTTCCTGCCATGCCGGGTGGGTTATCGATTTTCCAAACCCACCAACCAAGCATTGAGCGTTGTGAGAGGAGGCAAAAAAACGGCAggcaaaaaaggaataaaagaTTCCGCAAAAATCCTCAAAGACAAAGGACGAACGTACGCATTTTCCACCCCAACGAAGGAGAAGGTaaaagggggggagggtggtgTAGGAGAAGAAGAACGAAGAAAAACTCCTTCACGCAAGAGGGGACAAACAAAGCCGGCAAATTGGGAAAAATGCTGCtcggttgttgtgttttggtttcggtttCCATTCCAAGGGAAATCGTTCGTTGCtaatggaagaagaagaagaagtagctCCCAAAAAAACTCTCTTCTCTCGTACTAAACGAGCACAGATACATTCTtgcacgcaacacacacatactcaaacACTAGAAGAAGCTGGAAAATAGTAAAACACACAGCGCGTTCAATTATCGTTTTTCGGGATGGAATAGGGGGGAGGCTTGTGGTAGAGATCGTTCCCAAATGCAGGGAAATAAAAAGCTgcgatgaaaataaaaataatcacccacacacacatacacgcgcatgagtgtgagcagcagcacatattgcccccttttttgtcttctcgGGACATTTAATTTGGCTGTGGGGAGGACTTCTCACCCTCGCAAACACATATACTTTTCACCGACCCTCTATCACTGTtttatgtgtgcgtgtttatATACCGAGGgtgtagcaacaaaaaaccctgtGTGGCATCGGTGTGTGAGTGAATCGCACTCGCGAGGGGAGAAAGTGAAACACACAACCATCCATTACGGTTACTAAAGGGCTTGCCTACTCACACAAATACGTACACCGTTTTAAGGGGAggataaaacgaaaaaaacatgaaCACAGCATGCCATGTTTTACtgatggttttgtttcttttctcttttccccatttttttttttttgcagaatgCAGAACTTTGACTCCGTAATGGCGATGGCGGCAGCAACGCAACAACagtcacagcagcagcagcaaacggcagatcaacagcagcaaacggcaACGCCGAACGGTTGGTTCGATTTAACGATCAAATCCGAACCACTCGACTACCatccgcatcatcatcatccgctacagcagcatcaccatcatcacctgCACCATCATCGCCCGGGCGGAGTGCAGCAGGACACGACGACGCACCTCGCGAGCGATTCACACTCCAACCCAACCTCCCCGCAGAGCGTGGACAGTATGGATTCGCTCAGTGGCAAGAGTGGATTTTTTGAGGCAAAAGGAGCAAACAGTCTCATGTCGGGCGGCTACAACCCTCTTGGCTTTAATCCACTCACACCGCCTGGCTATTCGGGGCTGCTgatcccaccaccaccggcacagCTCGCcactcagcagcagcagcagcaccaacagcaccagcaacggCTAGCAACACCCAACCGAATGTACGGCAATGGTACGGGCAAGGTGGAGCTGCCAACCTCCCTAACGCCAACCCACACCCCACCGATGGACGTGACGCCACCAAAGTCCCCCAAGGAGTCGCTCGAAACACCCACCAAAGAGGAGGACGCCGGCTCGGACTGTGAGGATGGCTCGTACGATGGCAGCGAGGACGAGGACGGCATCCGCAAGCCGAAGGTGAACTCGCACGGTCAGGTGAAGAAGTTCCGCTGCAAGCAGTGCGAGTTTGTCGCGGTAACGAAGCTCAGCTTCTGGGAGCATACGCGCAGCCACATCAAGCCGGAAAAGATGCTCACCTGCCCGAAGTGTCCGTTCGTGACGGAGTACAAGCACCATCTCGAGTACCATCTGCGCAACCACCAGCGCTCCAAGCCGTTCCAGTGTCCGAAGTGTAGCTACAGCTGCGTCAACAAATCGATGCTGAACTCGCACATGAAGTCGCACTCGAACGTGTTCCAGTACCGGTGTGCGGATTGTAACTACGCCACCAAGTACTGCCACTCGCTCAAGCTGCATCTGCGCAAGTACGCGCACAAGCCGGACGTGGTGCTGAACCTGGACGGTACACCGAACCCGCTACCGATCATCGATGTGTACGGGACACGTCGTGGACCGAAAGCGAAACCGCAGAAGAACGCCGATAAGCATCTGCTCAAGCAAGAACAGGCTCTGCAGGAGCAGCAATCTCAACCACTCAAACAGCAAGAATTGACCAACTCCGGAGATCAATTGCCCGCACCACTAACGCCACTAAGTCAGCAGGGCATGGCAACGGCACCGACGACTCCGTTCACCCCTCCCGGAAGTGGCCAAACGAATGGGCTGATGCGCAACCTCTTCCCACACCAGCTCTTCCCGAACCCGCTCGCGCACATGTTCAAGAGTGCGGCGGCCAACGGCAGTCTGCCACTGTTCCCGTACCTGAACCTCAACTTCCAGATGTTTGCCGACCAGCAGGCCggcttgcagcagcagcagcagcaactctCCCCCCGCACCTTCCAGCAGAACCTGATGAACCAGCTGGCGGGCGAAAAGCTGAACGGCAGTGCAACGAGCAGCGGCTCCGACCAGGACAATGATCTTTCGGTGCGGACCAGCTCCAGCGGCTCCACCCTGGGCGAGGAGCTGCTGAAGCACAttacggcggcggcggctgacaGTTCGGCAGCGGTGGGACGCAATGCGCTCCCCCAGGAGGACAGTGAATCGGAGACGACCCAGGCTACACCGCTGCAGGCATCATTCGATGAGTTCCCGGCATCGGTATCGTCCAATCCGCGGACACCTTCGACCACCGGTAAGGGTGAGCGGAGTCGCCGTAAGGGACGTGCCTTTAAGCTGGAACGGCTTACAGAACCGGCCACTTCGTCGGGTGGCTCAAACGATATGGACACACACTACGAGCACGCTGAGGAAGCGGCGGTCAGTACACCGGTGGCAGTAGCTGTCGCTCGAGAATCCCCTGCGCCGCCCAAGGAACGTTCACTCGAGTGCAAGTACTGCGACATTGCGTTCCGGGACGATGTGCTGTACACGATCCACATGGGCTATCACGGGTACGACGACGTGTTCAAGTGCAACATGTGCGGCGAGAAGAGTGACGATCGCATCGGCTTCTTCCTGCACATTGCCCGCAAGGCGCACTGATCCGTTGATAGGGGACGCCCGAGATGGTGGCGGCGTACCGAATCGGGGATGAATGCGCATGCGGGACACACTACCTGataagtatttatttattgtaagAGGGACAGGCGAAGACAACGTGTTGGTTGACTCTTATTTCCCGATGAGTTTGTATATGCATACATAAATAATTTCGCAATGGCAGAAGCTAGTCGGCAGAGAACGTTTGCAGAACGTTTGTGGGAAGAAGAGACAGTTTGGGTTTTAGTGGTTTGTCTGTAAAAAAGCAACGCAATTTGGTCCAATTACACACAAACTAAAGCACCCGAAAACAATCCAAAGACTGAGCAGAGGAAAAAGGAAGGCAAAACGCATGTAGAAAGCAAgaagatagagaaagagacagtAATGCAGGAAGTAAAAAGTTACTATAGTAAGTAAGACGGCACAGTACGAGCAAAAGAATCAAAGATATTCGTAGGATGAGATGGTTCGGGCGAAGCTCCTCGGATTTTCGCCCACCCCGTTTTTTGCCTCGCTAGTGGTTAAGAGATTGTTACGAACTTCTTAGCGCGTAGAACATTAGGATTATTTATAATGGTTGACGGTGCACACAATAAAGAACACTAAATTCATCTAAATTTTCGGGccttatgttttctttttgaaaaTATACTTTTGGTATAACTTTCTCCATCACACAGAAAGCTACAGCTATTTCTCAGTTTTCTGTAGTTGAATCCAAGGAGGCAttgcaaaagcttttgctaagttgtttgttaaattttacTTCCACTCCTCTTCAAGAAAAAAGCATCCATTAAAAACactgaaaattgaaatcatttTCCTCATTTCCATTAATTCCTGTAATGATCTTTAACGTCCTTTAAAGTTCCTAGTATGTTTCGTAAGGTTAGTTACACTAAAAACGATCTTTACAGCGATCTTTACAGCTAATTAGCACCACGCTTAAGTAGAACGCTTATGATGTCAATCGGGGTGTCTTCCGATTGGGATCATCATTCTTCACCTTTCTGCTCGTCATTCTTCACCTTCACCCCGAAAAGATCCTTCGACCTTTCGGGCCCCCTTCAaattggaatcgatttcaTCGCAATACAAGGGCACCTCTTAAGAAACGGTGCGCCACGTGCCCTTGGTTCCTAACCGCAAGATAACATCTAGGAGTTCCCTTCCGATCTTACGATCCTCCACAAGCTCAAGACAGCAGGGCATGAAGCAGTGTTCAAGAGCTACGGTAAGGTCCTGGTGCTAAGGGTGCCTAGGGTCTTGGCCGGAAGTTTGCTAGTTTCGTTCCCTTCTGAAactgaaaaaacacacattccttCCCTTGCGTATGATTCCCGGCACGTGCGGTGGAATGTTTCGGTGGATAAATCTTAACCGAGGCTGGGGGAATACTTTTCGGGGAAGTTAATTGAAATTTTTCCGTAAATTTAAATGCCAATCTGCGCAAGATGTGGAAAGTGAAGAAATTGAGCTGCCTAGGATGTAGATTAGGCTAATGGTGGTGCTGCGCACGCGGTGGTGCAAAACAGACGGTCTAACGAGGGTCATGACAGGACGCGGATGATTGATCAATCGATTGCATTGCTGAGCTGAGCTGTGTTTTTCCTGTGCTCTTCCACAACGGTTGGGGGATCATTCAAATTGAATTCTAAATTATAGCGCGTGCGCTCTGTCAGCTCCGATAGCCGGAGTCGTTAATATTCGTCGGTATGTCACTAGGGGGAGCGATATAGAGAAATGAGAAAACTTCTTTCCACttatgtttttgatttttgtttttcttcatagGAAGATATTTCATTTAGGGAGTCACagaatccggttcgaaggaccaaatggAGGACGCTTTAAACGGGAAGGCAAACGAAAATTCTAATTTCTCGCTCATTACTTATCCAGTTTAGGCCGATATGGTGCAGCCCGCTGACagagtttgacagttttttttaatgaccTACAAGGACACGTATCGAATCACGCTACTATTGAGACGTGAATTTCGCACTCTTGTTGGGttgccaaacaaaaatacacacaacatGAAAAAATTACCAAAAAATAGTGTACGTCTCAATTCCAATGGAGAGCGGACGACAATAGGTGCAAAAATGGTGTCGCCGAATGCGTAATGCGATTACTGCCGAGTGCAGCGAATAGGATTAAGCCCGACCCGGTCTTCAGTGGCACGTTCGAGAAGAGCTAAAGCTTCGCCCTTCGGGTTCGGGGATTGCCCTTTGGCCTCTTTCGGCTAGAGCCACGGCAGCAGCGACGACGGCGGCTTGCCACACAAGTCCGCACTCGGCACGCAACGTAACTGACCCTTAACGGGGACGGCTTGTCGAGCCAAATGGGAGGAAATGTGTGAAGGaacacaggaaaaaaaaaacacaacaatctTGAAGTATGGCATGGACACATTTGCGTTGCAACGAGCGTATCGGAAGGATAATGAGCACCGAAGACAACCCCCAAACAGACGCAAGATTAAGTTGCGAGTGGCAGCGGAGCAGAgcataaaaaagaacacaccACAAGGCACCGCGCAAGATGAACGATAAATCTTTACTTCGCGCTTGCCGGTTACCGCTAGAGGGTCAGCTGGAACCACTAGGAAGGACTGGATGTAACCGAACGTAACACGTGCCTAATCCTATTAACGCAAGAGAATCGCAAGAGATCTAAATAGGCGTGGAGAAATGATCCTTGTTTATGCCAAACGAAGCCAAAAAAACAGCCCGCTCCGCGATCTTCTAGCTTGAACGTCATAATTCATTTATCTGTTGCTGTGTTTATCGAATGGTTTATTtcacgttttgttttggcatGCGCGTACAAATCCAACATTCTCTCTTTGGGGAAAGGAAGCTAATGTGCCAGTAAAGAGCTGACCGGTGGTAGTACTTCAAAAGAGGATTGATTAAAAAGGGCAAAAGGACGCAGCCTCAAACCGCACAGCTGACGGTGGCGCtttcctgttttgttttttcttcgggGAAATGAATCAACTGTTGGCTAGGGACGGCTGCCTCAGTCCAACCCACATATTTTTTGCGGTAAAAGcgaacatgaaaaatcgaCCCTTAGAGATCAGTCGATCGATCCGAACGTTGTGGGTGAgtgaatattttattctaCACGTTCCATCTCCTGTCTCCTGTTCGAATGAGAAATGATTGCAACGTCCCATCTGTTGAGGACACAGCATTCTGCACTCTTTTCGGTGGTGCTTTTGGGCTTCACGTTTTAACGCACAATTGCACTGTGGACtgtttttcgcttttctgTAACATAAAAGGGTGCAACAGTACGAGTGACCTCACCagcatgaataaataaatatgatcgatgatgctgctgctgctgatgatgattatgTTGTTGTTAGAGCCCGAACGAATCTGCGAGTGCGGGAGCAATCGAAACCAATCAACACCTTCAGCCACAAGCTCCGGTGAGGTTCGGATTTCCACAAACCaacgacacaaaaaaggcaaaagggTTCATTACAAAAGGGTTTTAGGATGTTTgctcaacagcaacagcgcACCATTTGCACCGTAACGAGTGAAACGGTTGGAAGAGTTTTTCGAAAAAGGATGGCTGGCTTTTGCACCGTGCATGTGCAAAGGGGCTTGATTACTGGGGCACTGCGCTCAAGTACAGGAAAAATGGTTACTTTTTGCACCTttcgagggtttttttttcagttcagCTCTCGTGAGGATGCATCTGCAAAACGCACAGTTGAATGTCATGCTGGTGCTTGCAACTGGTGTTGAGGGAGAAGAATGTGAGCGAAAGGTGTTTCGGTTCTTTCAAAATACTTCCATATGTTCATATTTTTATGACATTCCTTGATTTTGTTTATCGTACTAAAGGATTTTCATAGTGAAAAACGCTGTGAAAGAGATTGGAGACAATTATTGCTCTTTTGGTacgcagacgacgaacctgaAGCGTTGGATGAACGGTTAGAAAGCGAGTTAAATATAAAACGCGTAAAAGAGGACTGCAgcaatgaagaaaaacatattttacttAAATACTTAAACTGTAAAAAATCCCATAAAAAGTAATCGCTATCGAAAAAAATCTGATATAACTCATTCTCTACGTATTGCCTATCGAAAGTAATAAAATACTAAGAGAAGTAATACAATATGCTATACGATTTAAATTCCTTATTTTACCTAAAAGTCCTATTTTCAAAGTTCCATTTCCAAATATTATGTCGCTTCCGAAACAtaattaacacacacacatcccaaTGTCCTAGCCAGTATGCTACAGCTACACCGCCGGTCAAGCATTTGTCGTCATAATGTCCTAAAATCCCTTGCTTGAGCTCTACAGCTCTACAATGTACAATGTCCATTTTACAGCTCTGTCGAAAGCGAAATCGTTGGAGAGCGAAACACAAGCGCAAAACAGAACCGAACATCGGTACGTTTGTTTGCGACGTAAACGAGGCGCGCCGTTATAAAAATCCCAACCACCGCCAGCTGTCCGTTGGCTTTGGGACCGTTCCAAGGGTGAGGATGGACGTCCGGGAGGTGTGGTGTAGAGAACGAGTGAGCAAGAATGGAAACGAAAATCGGACACCCGATCGgatgtgttgctgctggtggctgTCGCTGCCATGACCAGGATCCTTTCGCTGCTGTCTCTTCCgttcccccttcccccctcaCGCGATCGTACCGTGCACGAGCGCAACCACAGGCCAGGACGACACGGTGGCCACAGCCCAAGAGCCGTTGGACTTGGGAGATTCTCTTTTTAGGTACGGATGCTTCCAGCGAGCTCCAGCGTTCTTCTCGCTTTTGCCCTTTTAATAAcgcatttattattattttttctctctccggTGCCGCGCACCCTCCAGGGAGACGGGGAAGCTGCACGCAGCAAAACGATCGTCCAGGACcgtcgcacacacacgcggcaggaaaaaaagaagtagaaaaaggtattttttcctctcctcTCGGGTGACACATATTTTGTGCGGCGTTGTGCACCGATGCACATTGGAtgggtatgtttgtgtgtatgcgcttcatGCACATGTGCCACTATTCATCGCTAAACCGCTGCCAGCCTGCAAGGCACTTCCCTTGCACGGTGTGCCGCGTGCCATCGTTTTTATTTATAGAAAAACTGTATATGTACGGAAAACCGCCTGCACGGAATCAGTTGCgagaaagcaaaaacgaacaaacaaaaaaaagggaaggaaaacacaAAGTATTTCCCTATAGGGACACACGCTTTTCCGGCAGCCGAAGACGCCGTCGTCGCCGTAGGGACGACTGTTTCGCTCATTAAACCCAATAACTGAAGTCAATGAGGTCCGGGCGGGTGATGAGTCCCAGTTCCACCGCGCACCAGTTCCAAAGGACGATCTTCGGAGACGATCGACGGAGTCGAGTGTGAAATTAGTTTCGACATTTccttattattttttcccaCTTCCTAGGAAAAACCCCGTTTACGCGTCGCGCTGCGACGATCCTTTTCGCCTTGAGGATGCGTATTTGTTCATCTGGCGCGTGCACACGTACATCCCAGACAGAATGTATATGGCTTTGCCTAATGAGGTGAAGTGTAAGGATTTGTCGAAAGATCGACCAGATGGACGGTAGATGCACCACGGAAAAGGCTGCGAACGCGTGTGGGTTTGAATTACCACTCGTGAAGGGTACGCGAACGGTTTGCTTCTGTAAGATACAGCTTCGACGTCATCGATCATGACTCGTCTCGATGAAATGCTCATTTGCCAGTTACACCGTACCGATCTGTTTCGTCTGGCGTGTGTATAATGGTTTTACACTCAGTACCAGTGCACCTAGAAAACAAATCCATTACCTTCAAACAATCAATTAAAGTAAACCGTCTACCTTTTCTGGTGGTTGAAAGTTTTTAAATCGTTCAACTCAAAAATCAACTTTCTGTACACGCCCCCAGAAGGTGACGCCATTTTGCGCTCACTGTCAGACACTATCGTTTATCTTTCTGCGATCAACAGAACGGGGTACAGAAGGGGTTCCTTCTCCTATCAAAAAGAGGTTACCTGTGCGTCATGAGTCAACCTGCTGCGAACAATAAAACATGGTTTAACTTGTTAATTTCTGTTCCACGTAACGCCCCGTTTTTATTCTACGAAATAAGAGAAAGAGCCCAAAAAAACCAGGACTTAACAAATTGCCTGGAGGGTAGgagaagttaataaaaacgcTATATTGAAAGCATCAAAAGTCAAAATCGTGTTAACAGAgggggaaaatgaaaaaaagggagagaacaaaaaacctCTACCCttactaaaaaaaattaaaacactcAATAACAAATCAACAGCGGTGCGAAGCACTTCATCGTGTTAGCTCATATTACCGAAACCCTACATTTTTCACGTGATCACGCTGAGTGCGTGTATAAAAAAAGGGTCTCACGCATTCCCCTCTAAGTATGACTTTACACAAACCGACCCCGGTGGCTAATGAAAATCAatctaaaactaaaaaaaaaaaataccttaTTAACCCACACTCTATTATGACCTCCCGGGGTGGTTGATGTGTGGCTCGTggcactctttttttttagcgCTATCGATCGCAGGATCAATGCGTAACGCCCCGTTAAAGCGATGAcacggaaaaacaaacaacacacgcaaCACAAGGAGGGGTTGTTTTTTATACTCGCGAGATGAAATTTACCTATAAAAAATCAAGCACAAATCACCAACAAGACGGTAAGTGGTGTGGAATTGAGGTTTTCTGAGGTTAAACCGCCATAGCTTTGCTGCCCCTGTAGCTAGAGGGATCAGatgcattttttgtatgatatggttttgttcccttttttggtttcattcgttttttctcccccttGTATGTCTCTCGTTCGGGAGGATTACTTCCgatgcacatgcacacacgccTCACGGACTACGGATATGGGCGTTTGAGGAGGGTGTTTTTTCGCGTTTTTAAGgtactttttctctcttttgtgGTTTTCTGTCcaaggggaaaaaagaaattggatcgtttttttttgccttgttCCTCGGTCCCTGGTATTGCTTATGCTGAATGAGTATTGTGTTGAGGAGGTGTGTGGTTTGGTTTCTATGATTCAGTTTGAACGATCCTTTGACAAGGCAATGGAATCGATGAAGATGCACTGCACAACAATCGTGGCTGAAAATTGAGATGCACATGTGCAACGGAAGAAAGGTGCACTAATGAGGTGAAAGAGATCTGCTAGAGGTGTTCTTTTGCAATGAAATGGTATCGATCGAAATGTAAGATAGCTTTACAGTTTGTAGAATTTATTTATATACAGcacctaccacaactatatggacagtcgtttttttcgcgattaTAATAACAACAGATAACAACAGTGAAggtatgagttgtgcagaatactatttcatatcttcgtatatttttttaaatttttaaaaacatttttacacGACTTATTACGAAAAAACAATCTTATGGTCGATCCAAAAG
Proteins encoded:
- the LOC120955731 gene encoding protein hunchback; amino-acid sequence: MQNFDSVMAMAAATQQQSQQQQQTADQQQQTATPNGWFDLTIKSEPLDYHPHHHHPLQQHHHHHLHHHRPGGVQQDTTTHLASDSHSNPTSPQSVDSMDSLSGKSGFFEAKGANSLMSGGYNPLGFNPLTPPGYSGLLIPPPPAQLATQQQQQHQQHQQRLATPNRMYGNGTGKVELPTSLTPTHTPPMDVTPPKSPKESLETPTKEEDAGSDCEDGSYDGSEDEDGIRKPKVNSHGQVKKFRCKQCEFVAVTKLSFWEHTRSHIKPEKMLTCPKCPFVTEYKHHLEYHLRNHQRSKPFQCPKCSYSCVNKSMLNSHMKSHSNVFQYRCADCNYATKYCHSLKLHLRKYAHKPDVVLNLDGTPNPLPIIDVYGTRRGPKAKPQKNADKHLLKQEQALQEQQSQPLKQQELTNSGDQLPAPLTPLSQQGMATAPTTPFTPPGSGQTNGLMRNLFPHQLFPNPLAHMFKSAAANGSLPLFPYLNLNFQMFADQQAGLQQQQQQLSPRTFQQNLMNQLAGEKLNGSATSSGSDQDNDLSVRTSSSGSTLGEELLKHITAAAADSSAAVGRNALPQEDSESETTQATPLQASFDEFPASVSSNPRTPSTTGKGERSRRKGRAFKLERLTEPATSSGGSNDMDTHYEHAEEAAVSTPVAVAVARESPAPPKERSLECKYCDIAFRDDVLYTIHMGYHGYDDVFKCNMCGEKSDDRIGFFLHIARKAH